A section of the Desulfotignum phosphitoxidans DSM 13687 genome encodes:
- a CDS encoding ABC-F family ATP-binding cassette domain-containing protein, which translates to MLSIESIVKGFGNQELFDHTSLQINPGERVGLVGRNGHGKTTLLNIIAGIDHPDDGKITYPSGYRLGILPQKIQFSQNSVRDEAMTGLPPHERDQYWKAEKILAGLGFSDSDMDRDPKEFSGGFQVRLNLAKVLVAEPDLLILDEPTNYLDITSIRWITQFLTAWPREVLLVTHDRGFMDHVVTHIAGIHRCKIRKIAGNTAKYYDQVAQDEEVYEKTRQNEEKRKKEIETFITRFRAKARLASMVQSRIKTLEKQQSKEKLEKLKNLAFSFNYLPFAGKQLLRVEKLNFSYTPDRPLIHHFSLTVQPGDRIGIIGQNGKGKTTLVKLLTRQLDPVSGTVTYNPGVSPGYFEQTNVSSLNDNQTIEETLIDAHPDFDRQAARNICGAMMFEKDAALKKIGVLSGGEKSRVMLGKLLLAPLNLLLLDEPSNHLDIEACDAFIDALNAFEGAVILVTHNEMFLHTLANRLVVFKQDQIKLFEGGYQEFLDKDGWEETTETDTAQPRSPGLSKKALRQKKSEIIAERSRVIGPIQKKITGIEDAIEACEIKIKSVNESLLTASREGDGDDIQTFSKELADLEARVEALFLDLEQETRKLDSMNQPFDNQLKELERL; encoded by the coding sequence ATGCTGAGCATTGAATCCATTGTCAAGGGATTTGGCAACCAGGAGCTGTTTGATCATACCAGTCTGCAGATCAACCCCGGGGAACGGGTCGGGCTGGTGGGCAGAAACGGCCATGGAAAAACCACGTTGTTAAATATAATTGCAGGCATCGATCATCCGGATGACGGGAAAATTACTTACCCCTCCGGATACCGGCTGGGTATTCTGCCCCAGAAAATTCAGTTTTCCCAAAACAGCGTGCGGGATGAAGCCATGACCGGGCTGCCGCCCCATGAAAGAGACCAGTACTGGAAAGCGGAAAAAATTTTGGCAGGACTGGGGTTTTCCGACTCGGACATGGACCGGGATCCAAAAGAGTTTTCCGGGGGATTTCAGGTGCGCCTGAATCTGGCAAAAGTGCTGGTGGCTGAACCGGACCTGCTGATTTTAGATGAACCCACCAATTATCTGGATATCACCTCCATCCGCTGGATCACCCAGTTTCTGACCGCCTGGCCCAGAGAAGTGCTTTTGGTGACCCATGACCGGGGATTCATGGACCATGTGGTCACGCATATTGCCGGGATCCACCGCTGTAAAATCCGGAAAATTGCCGGAAATACCGCCAAATACTACGACCAGGTGGCCCAGGATGAAGAGGTGTATGAAAAAACCAGACAAAATGAGGAAAAACGCAAAAAAGAGATCGAAACCTTTATCACCCGGTTCCGGGCCAAAGCCCGACTGGCCAGCATGGTTCAGTCCCGGATCAAGACTTTGGAAAAACAGCAGTCAAAGGAAAAACTGGAAAAACTCAAAAACCTGGCATTTTCTTTTAATTACCTGCCCTTTGCCGGCAAACAGCTGCTGCGTGTCGAGAAATTGAACTTCAGCTATACCCCGGACCGCCCATTGATCCATCATTTTTCTTTGACCGTGCAGCCCGGGGACCGGATCGGTATCATCGGCCAGAACGGCAAGGGAAAGACCACCCTGGTCAAACTGCTCACCCGGCAGCTTGATCCCGTGTCCGGAACGGTGACCTACAATCCCGGGGTGTCTCCCGGATATTTTGAACAGACCAATGTCTCTTCGTTGAATGACAATCAGACCATCGAGGAAACCCTCATTGATGCCCATCCGGATTTTGACCGCCAGGCGGCCCGAAACATCTGCGGGGCCATGATGTTTGAAAAAGATGCGGCATTGAAAAAAATCGGTGTGTTGTCCGGCGGAGAAAAATCCCGGGTCATGCTGGGTAAACTGCTGCTGGCCCCGCTGAACCTGCTGCTGCTGGACGAACCCTCCAACCATCTGGATATCGAGGCCTGTGATGCGTTTATCGACGCATTGAACGCCTTTGAAGGGGCCGTGATTCTGGTCACCCATAATGAGATGTTTCTGCATACCCTGGCCAATCGACTGGTGGTGTTTAAACAGGATCAAATCAAATTGTTTGAAGGCGGGTATCAGGAATTTTTAGACAAAGACGGGTGGGAAGAAACCACTGAAACCGATACTGCTCAACCCCGGTCCCCGGGATTGAGCAAAAAAGCGCTGCGCCAGAAAAAATCGGAAATTATTGCGGAACGTTCCCGGGTGATAGGCCCCATACAAAAGAAAATCACCGGGATCGAAGATGCCATTGAAGCGTGTGAAATCAAAATCAAATCCGTCAATGAATCGCTGTTGACCGCATCCCGGGAAGGGGATGGAGACGATATCCAAACATTTTCCAAAGAACTGGCCGATCTTGAAGCCCGGGTGGAAGCGCTTTTTCTGGACCTGGAACAAGAGACCCGGAAACTGGATTCAATGAATCAACCGTTTGACAATCAACTCAAAGAACTGGAAAGGCTGTGA
- the pilB gene encoding type IV-A pilus assembly ATPase PilB, translating to MTPSFAKGKSSLTSTIKDQSGAGKTRIGEILSKEGQITSLQLDEALGVQKRTGERLSSILLAKGYIDPDTIINVLGRIYNYNMIRFSEIKPDPKAQKILPFEMARQYMVFPLSLKGDDLSVAMVEPTDTQVVAELHKKTQKNIHVYVTTENDIIQAYRDFYKISDEEYKKFLHFEDEGEDDTPVTSVEDFGSLVSEAAEEVEVGAAERDEGQDEFLASDAPIIKLVNGILTKAINDGVSDIHIEPFEKSFQVRYRLDGSMYKAMNLPVSIKNAVVSRIKILASLDIAERRVPQDGRIKLRLGKRKSVDFRVSSLPTLFGESIVMRILDQSALSIDLTRLGFESTTFEMLKRCISRPYGLLLVTGPTGSGKTTTLYSILNRLNKDDIKILTAEDPVEFNFKGINQVPVREEVGMTFAAALKAFLRQDPDIIMVGEIRDLETAEIAIKAAMTGHLVFATLHTNDCPSTIGRLVDIGIPAYMLAASVTMVLSQRLARRLCPECKKEVTGYDPVMLEAEGFSKKEIPELKIMGPNGCPHCNGTGHKGRVGLYELMEVTDEVAKAISAEVSEDQLRKVAVQEGMVTLRDAGLHKIIAGETSFDEVVKKTVITKESLPAYLVNPDLESYEDKDVIIRENNTDIDFFKLIQGAVYVVKGGKKIAEITQPGEYFGEMAAITRDARSASIISKGRSKIKRFPGDKLEEVIEKYPEVAKHLFTVLAARLHQTDRRLVSMINQIRKPGP from the coding sequence ATGACACCGTCATTTGCAAAGGGAAAATCCAGCCTCACCTCCACCATCAAAGATCAGTCCGGGGCCGGCAAGACCCGAATCGGCGAGATTCTTTCCAAAGAAGGTCAGATCACCAGTCTTCAGCTGGATGAAGCCCTGGGAGTCCAGAAAAGAACGGGGGAACGGCTCAGCTCCATTCTGCTGGCCAAGGGGTATATTGACCCCGATACCATCATCAATGTGTTGGGACGGATCTATAATTACAATATGATCCGGTTTTCCGAAATTAAGCCTGATCCCAAAGCCCAGAAAATCCTTCCCTTTGAAATGGCCAGGCAGTATATGGTGTTCCCGTTGTCCCTGAAAGGGGATGATCTGTCCGTGGCCATGGTGGAACCTACCGACACACAGGTCGTGGCGGAGCTGCACAAAAAAACCCAAAAAAACATCCATGTGTATGTGACCACTGAAAACGATATTATTCAGGCATACCGGGATTTTTACAAAATCAGTGATGAGGAATATAAAAAATTTCTCCATTTTGAAGATGAGGGGGAAGACGATACCCCGGTCACTTCGGTGGAGGATTTCGGATCTCTGGTATCGGAAGCCGCCGAAGAGGTGGAGGTGGGTGCGGCTGAAAGAGATGAGGGCCAGGATGAATTTCTGGCGTCCGATGCGCCTATTATCAAGCTGGTGAACGGAATCCTGACCAAGGCCATCAATGACGGGGTGTCCGACATCCACATCGAGCCCTTTGAAAAATCGTTTCAGGTGCGGTACCGGCTGGACGGCAGCATGTACAAGGCCATGAACCTGCCTGTCTCCATCAAGAACGCGGTGGTATCCCGGATCAAGATCCTGGCTTCCCTGGACATTGCGGAAAGACGGGTCCCCCAAGACGGCCGCATCAAACTGCGTTTAGGCAAAAGAAAATCAGTGGATTTCCGGGTGTCCTCATTGCCCACCCTGTTCGGGGAAAGCATTGTCATGCGTATTCTGGATCAGAGTGCGTTGAGTATCGACCTGACCCGCCTGGGATTTGAATCCACCACCTTTGAAATGCTCAAGCGGTGCATCTCCCGTCCCTATGGCCTGCTGCTGGTCACTGGCCCGACGGGTTCCGGAAAAACCACCACCCTGTATTCCATTCTCAACCGGCTCAACAAGGATGACATCAAGATTCTCACGGCCGAAGACCCCGTGGAATTCAACTTCAAAGGCATCAACCAGGTGCCGGTGAGAGAAGAAGTGGGCATGACCTTTGCCGCAGCCTTAAAAGCGTTTCTGAGGCAGGATCCGGACATTATCATGGTCGGGGAGATCCGGGATCTGGAAACCGCGGAGATCGCCATCAAAGCGGCCATGACCGGCCATCTGGTGTTTGCCACCCTGCATACCAATGACTGTCCCTCCACCATCGGCCGGCTTGTGGATATCGGTATTCCTGCGTATATGCTGGCGGCTTCCGTGACCATGGTGCTGTCCCAGCGCCTGGCCCGGCGGCTGTGCCCGGAATGTAAAAAAGAAGTCACGGGATATGACCCGGTTATGCTGGAGGCGGAAGGGTTTTCAAAAAAAGAGATTCCGGAACTCAAGATCATGGGGCCCAACGGATGTCCCCATTGCAACGGCACCGGGCACAAAGGCCGGGTCGGGCTGTATGAACTCATGGAAGTGACCGATGAGGTGGCCAAGGCCATCAGTGCGGAGGTGTCCGAGGACCAGCTGCGCAAGGTGGCGGTTCAGGAAGGCATGGTTACATTGAGAGATGCCGGACTTCACAAGATCATAGCCGGGGAAACCTCTTTTGATGAAGTGGTGAAAAAAACCGTAATTACCAAGGAATCGCTCCCTGCCTATCTGGTGAATCCGGATCTGGAGAGCTATGAGGACAAGGATGTGATCATCCGGGAAAACAACACGGATATCGATTTTTTCAAACTGATCCAGGGGGCCGTGTATGTGGTGAAAGGGGGCAAAAAAATTGCCGAAATCACCCAGCCGGGGGAATACTTCGGTGAGATGGCCGCCATTACCAGGGATGCCCGGTCCGCGTCCATCATTTCCAAGGGACGTTCCAAAATCAAACGGTTTCCCGGTGACAAACTGGAAGAGGTGATCGAGAAATACCCGGAGGTGGCCAAACATCTGTTCACGGTTTTGGCGGCCCGGCTCCATCAAACCGACCGCCGCCTGGTGTCCATGATCAACCAGATCAGAAAGCCAGGACCCTGA
- a CDS encoding epoxyqueuosine reductase QueH: protein MKLLLHTCCGPCSIYPLQVLREMDIQVMGFFYRHNIHPYTECLKREDTLRQYADDQGMKMIWQPDYQLENFLQSVVFREKDRCRYCYHARLSAAAKIARKGKFDAFSSTLLYSKFQNHSLIQEIGAAVAKETGVDFFYHDFRPGWKQAIEESKALGMYRQSYCGCIYSEKDRYFKPAKNSST, encoded by the coding sequence ATGAAGCTGTTGCTGCACACCTGCTGCGGGCCCTGCTCCATTTATCCGTTGCAGGTGCTCCGAGAAATGGACATCCAGGTCATGGGATTTTTTTATCGGCACAACATCCATCCCTATACGGAATGTCTTAAAAGAGAAGATACCTTACGTCAATATGCGGATGATCAGGGGATGAAAATGATCTGGCAGCCGGATTATCAGCTGGAAAATTTTTTACAGTCCGTGGTTTTCAGAGAAAAAGACCGGTGCCGGTACTGTTACCATGCCCGGCTTTCTGCTGCGGCCAAAATTGCCAGAAAAGGAAAATTTGATGCGTTTTCATCCACCCTGCTCTACAGCAAGTTCCAGAATCATTCCCTGATACAGGAGATCGGTGCGGCCGTGGCAAAAGAGACCGGGGTGGATTTTTTCTACCATGATTTCAGGCCGGGCTGGAAACAGGCAATTGAGGAATCAAAAGCCCTGGGTATGTACCGGCAGTCCTACTGCGGCTGCATCTACAGTGAAAAAGACCGGTATTTCAAACCGGCAAAAAACAGTTCAACTTAA
- a CDS encoding YggS family pyridoxal phosphate-dependent enzyme, which translates to MTSIRDNLAEIQEKIHTAAANCGRNPADITLVGVSKKHGTEKMHQAIDAGLTDLGENYIQEAVDKIDAIGRQAARWHFIGHLQSNKARFAVQYFDLIHTVDKLKLAKEIDKQAKKIEKRQKILLQVNIAEEETKSGAGAHEVIDLAGEVMKFEHLELHGLMCMPPYFDDPEHARPYFRHLAKIREQMLDAGVDKNAMTHLSMGMSHDFSVAIQEGATLVRVGTAIFGTRS; encoded by the coding sequence ATGACAAGCATCCGAGACAACCTGGCTGAGATCCAGGAAAAAATACACACGGCGGCCGCTAACTGCGGCAGAAATCCGGCGGACATCACCCTGGTGGGGGTGAGCAAAAAACATGGGACAGAAAAAATGCATCAGGCCATTGACGCCGGTCTCACCGATCTGGGGGAAAACTATATCCAGGAGGCCGTGGACAAAATCGATGCCATCGGCCGACAGGCGGCCAGGTGGCATTTTATCGGTCATCTTCAATCCAACAAAGCCCGGTTTGCAGTTCAGTATTTTGATCTGATCCACACAGTGGACAAACTCAAGCTGGCCAAAGAGATTGATAAACAGGCCAAAAAAATTGAAAAACGCCAGAAAATCCTGCTCCAGGTGAATATCGCAGAAGAAGAAACCAAATCCGGGGCCGGGGCCCATGAGGTCATTGATCTGGCCGGGGAAGTAATGAAATTTGAGCATCTTGAACTGCACGGGCTGATGTGTATGCCCCCCTATTTTGATGATCCCGAACATGCCCGGCCCTATTTCAGGCATCTGGCAAAGATCCGGGAACAGATGCTGGATGCCGGTGTGGACAAAAATGCCATGACTCATCTGTCCATGGGCATGAGCCATGATTTTTCCGTGGCCATCCAGGAAGGGGCCACCCTGGTTCGGGTGGGCACGGCCATTTTCGGTACCCGGTCATGA
- a CDS encoding Maf family protein: protein MDEHRLVLASRSPRRRHLLTQMGLDLEILPADVDETPAPGLSPVAVVKTLAENKACHVMQQRRQAWVLGADTIVVKDGRILGKPENPGQAVSMLECLSGATHSVFTGYTVGHHTRGKMITCAIETSVVFKALTKQEILWYTGTHEPYDKAGGYAVQGLGAFMVKEIRGSWANVVGLPVCEVIQTLVSLGAIQFQGQKS from the coding sequence ATGGATGAACACAGACTGGTGCTGGCATCCCGATCTCCCCGGCGCAGACACCTGCTGACACAGATGGGGCTGGATTTAGAGATCCTGCCGGCGGATGTGGATGAGACCCCGGCACCCGGTCTGTCCCCGGTAGCCGTGGTCAAAACCCTGGCTGAAAACAAAGCGTGTCATGTGATGCAGCAGCGCAGGCAGGCCTGGGTGCTCGGGGCCGATACCATTGTGGTCAAAGACGGCAGGATTCTGGGGAAGCCGGAAAATCCCGGCCAGGCCGTTTCCATGCTCGAATGTCTCAGTGGTGCCACCCATTCGGTGTTCACCGGATATACCGTGGGCCATCATACAAGGGGTAAAATGATTACCTGTGCCATTGAAACTTCAGTGGTGTTCAAGGCTTTGACAAAACAGGAAATTCTCTGGTACACTGGCACCCATGAACCCTATGACAAGGCCGGGGGATACGCCGTTCAAGGGCTGGGCGCGTTCATGGTCAAAGAAATCCGCGGCTCCTGGGCCAATGTGGTGGGCCTGCCGGTGTGCGAAGTGATACAGACCCTGGTCTCTTTGGGGGCGATACAATTTCAAGGACAAAAGTCATGA
- the rarD gene encoding EamA family transporter RarD encodes MNPSLSGVLFGLAAFASWGFLPAYWKQMQAAQPFEILCHRIVWSCAFVFVILFVQKRGKEVVQVFKSPAQVKGLAISSTLIAANWFVYIWAVNSGRVLETSLGYYINPMINVLLGFVLLNETFTRMQCISLGFALTGVIYSLLAYGKLPLFGLTLAISFAFYGYCRKRIQVAPLPGLFVETLILMVPALAYILFLMGKGDSLFFKDPGLTLWMIGAGVVTSLPLLWFAAAAKRLKLSTIGILQYLAPSIAFTLGVFVYKEPFSIHSLVTFAFIWAGVALYTLEFVKHHHPRETGRGAAAGREQDRM; translated from the coding sequence ATGAACCCGTCGTTATCCGGTGTATTGTTCGGCCTGGCCGCATTTGCCTCCTGGGGATTTCTGCCGGCCTACTGGAAACAGATGCAGGCGGCTCAGCCCTTTGAAATTCTGTGCCACCGCATTGTCTGGTCCTGTGCATTTGTTTTTGTCATCCTATTCGTTCAGAAACGGGGCAAAGAAGTGGTCCAGGTGTTCAAATCCCCGGCCCAGGTCAAAGGGCTGGCAATCAGCAGCACGTTGATTGCGGCCAACTGGTTTGTCTATATCTGGGCCGTCAACTCGGGCCGGGTGTTGGAAACCAGCCTGGGGTACTATATCAATCCCATGATCAACGTCCTGCTGGGGTTTGTGCTGCTCAACGAAACCTTCACCCGCATGCAGTGTATCTCTCTGGGCTTTGCCCTGACCGGGGTGATCTATTCGCTTCTGGCATATGGGAAACTGCCTTTGTTCGGCCTGACCCTGGCAATTTCCTTTGCCTTTTACGGGTATTGCCGCAAACGCATCCAGGTGGCGCCGCTGCCCGGCCTGTTTGTGGAAACCCTGATTCTGATGGTCCCGGCCCTGGCATATATCCTGTTTTTGATGGGAAAAGGAGACTCCTTGTTTTTCAAAGATCCCGGACTCACCCTGTGGATGATCGGTGCCGGCGTGGTCACTTCTTTGCCGCTTTTGTGGTTTGCCGCGGCCGCCAAACGGCTCAAGCTGTCCACCATCGGCATTCTTCAGTACCTGGCCCCGTCCATTGCCTTTACACTGGGGGTGTTTGTGTACAAAGAACCGTTTTCCATCCACAGCCTGGTCACGTTCGCATTCATCTGGGCCGGGGTGGCCTTGTATACCCTGGAATTTGTGAAACACCACCATCCTCGGGAAACGGGCAGGGGAGCTGCGGCAGGACGGGAACAAGACCGGATGTAA
- a CDS encoding type II toxin-antitoxin system ParD family antitoxin yields MHISLTPELETRVKQKVASGYYNNASEVIRDALRFWEKNEELVQHMKLEMLKERLSIGAKQAKQGKFVAQSVSEIVSEVRNA; encoded by the coding sequence ATGCATATCTCACTAACACCTGAGCTTGAAACCAGGGTTAAACAAAAAGTCGCATCAGGTTATTATAACAATGCAAGTGAAGTGATTCGGGATGCTTTGCGGTTCTGGGAAAAAAATGAAGAATTGGTACAGCACATGAAACTTGAAATGTTAAAAGAACGCTTATCAATTGGTGCTAAGCAGGCTAAACAGGGAAAATTTGTTGCGCAATCCGTAAGCGAAATTGTTTCTGAGGTCAGGAATGCGTAA
- a CDS encoding type II toxin-antitoxin system RelE/ParE family toxin, whose amino-acid sequence MRKYRLTPTTKSDFVEIWNYSVETWGEKQAEKYLQDIEDTLNQLAANPELGRQRPEIAPGYYSFPAQKHIIFYLISDSYIDIIGILHGKMDIDKNLM is encoded by the coding sequence ATGCGTAAATACCGTCTCACTCCTACAACAAAATCGGATTTTGTAGAAATCTGGAATTATTCTGTTGAAACCTGGGGTGAGAAACAAGCTGAAAAATATCTTCAAGATATTGAGGACACGCTTAATCAACTTGCAGCCAATCCGGAACTTGGAAGACAACGACCTGAAATTGCTCCTGGATATTATTCCTTTCCTGCACAAAAACACATCATCTTCTATCTGATCTCAGATAGTTATATTGATATCATTGGTATTTTGCATGGGAAAATGGATATCGACAAAAATTTAATGTGA
- a CDS encoding type II toxin-antitoxin system HicB family antitoxin, whose protein sequence is MVNYIAVVHKELDTDFGVSFPDFPGCITAGKNVDEARDSAQEALSLHVQGMIEDGDPLPDPSTLEEIMADIDYADGVAYLVVALPDTKSRTVRINITIPEMTLKRIDAAAKKKGMSRSSFLVHAAQNVIHTNKGLTTNR, encoded by the coding sequence ATGGTTAACTATATCGCTGTTGTCCACAAAGAACTTGATACTGATTTCGGGGTCTCATTTCCTGACTTTCCCGGATGTATTACAGCAGGGAAAAATGTTGATGAAGCCAGAGATTCGGCCCAGGAAGCACTTTCTCTGCACGTTCAGGGAATGATCGAAGATGGTGATCCATTACCTGATCCTTCAACGCTTGAAGAAATCATGGCTGATATCGATTATGCCGATGGGGTTGCCTATTTGGTGGTGGCATTGCCTGATACCAAATCACGCACAGTAAGGATTAATATTACCATCCCTGAGATGACGCTGAAACGGATTGATGCGGCAGCGAAAAAAAAAGGGATGTCAAGGTCCTCGTTCCTTGTTCATGCCGCACAGAATGTGATTCATACAAACAAAGGTCTCACAACAAATCGTTAG
- a CDS encoding type II toxin-antitoxin system HicA family toxin, with product MDSRKIIKILKQNGWCEVTKAGSHIQFRHPELKGRVTVPHPKKDIPTGTLKSIARQSGIKFM from the coding sequence ATGGATAGCCGAAAAATCATAAAAATATTGAAACAAAATGGGTGGTGTGAAGTTACCAAAGCCGGATCTCACATACAATTTCGGCATCCTGAGTTAAAAGGGCGTGTAACAGTGCCACACCCGAAAAAAGACATACCGACCGGCACATTAAAGAGTATTGCGCGCCAATCGGGAATAAAATTCATGTGA
- a CDS encoding endonuclease III, translating to MNENRICDRLVKHGKILFHAPLELVRFTKDDAADYLLNDLTDHPHAFVLASIMDRQIKAERAWLIPYRFKEKLGSFSMETLVRQSESDIQRLMLEPEPLHRFVDIMSGYFFKAIRRIADQYESDASRIWQDKPSSATAVYRFLEFEGVGPKIATMDANILAREFKIEFADHYSIDISADVHVRRVFGRLGLTPMDATVDQLIFRARGLHPDFPGLMDFPAWEIGRNWCRPKKTQCSGCYMKDLCPSANDRTANE from the coding sequence ATGAATGAGAACCGCATATGTGATCGACTTGTCAAGCACGGCAAAATACTCTTCCATGCGCCGCTCGAATTGGTTCGGTTCACGAAAGACGATGCAGCCGATTATCTGCTCAATGACCTGACCGATCACCCGCACGCATTCGTCCTCGCGTCCATCATGGACCGCCAGATCAAAGCAGAGCGTGCATGGCTCATTCCCTATCGGTTCAAAGAAAAGCTTGGTAGCTTCTCCATGGAAACACTGGTTCGGCAGTCTGAATCTGACATCCAACGCCTGATGTTAGAACCAGAACCACTTCACCGATTCGTAGATATCATGTCGGGATATTTTTTCAAAGCAATCCGACGGATAGCAGATCAATACGAATCAGACGCTTCCCGCATCTGGCAGGACAAACCATCCAGCGCTACTGCTGTCTACCGTTTTCTTGAATTCGAAGGTGTTGGCCCCAAGATTGCTACCATGGACGCAAACATCCTCGCACGAGAATTCAAGATTGAGTTCGCTGACCACTACTCAATCGACATCTCGGCAGACGTACACGTTCGACGTGTGTTCGGCAGGTTGGGACTTACGCCAATGGACGCGACTGTAGATCAACTCATTTTCAGAGCAAGAGGACTGCATCCAGATTTTCCCGGCCTGATGGATTTCCCCGCGTGGGAAATCGGCCGAAACTGGTGTAGACCGAAGAAAACACAATGCAGTGGATGTTACATGAAGGATCTGTGCCCGTCTGCAAATGATAGAACGGCCAACGAATAA
- the murA gene encoding UDP-N-acetylglucosamine 1-carboxyvinyltransferase: MDKIQINGGRKLKGEVTISGAKNAALPLIASAILVDGTCEFFNVPHLMDIKSIKLLLEDLGARCTFDDHVMTVDGSGIHKIEAEYDLVRKMRASILVLGPLVARFGHAKVSMPGGCAIGARPVNMHLTGLEALGANIHIDHGYIEARADRLIGSDIYFDTPTVTGTENLMMAATLAKGQTVLRNAAREPEIVCLADALNDMGAHISGAGSPMITIDGVDKLLPAKVTVIPDRIETGTFMVAAAATQGDVRVTGCNPDHIGGMISKLKATGAQIETRPDEIRVRGGETVKSVDIKTLPYPGFPTDMQAQFMALMCTARGTSMIHESIFENRFIHANELMRMGADITLSQANLAMVRGVPELQAAPVMASDLRASASLVIAGLMAKGTTVISRVYHMDRGYEAMEEKFSALGADMKRIK; this comes from the coding sequence ATGGATAAAATACAGATCAACGGCGGCAGAAAACTAAAAGGCGAGGTGACCATTTCCGGAGCCAAGAATGCGGCATTGCCGCTTATCGCATCCGCCATCCTGGTGGACGGCACGTGTGAATTTTTCAATGTACCGCATTTAATGGATATCAAAAGCATCAAGCTTCTGCTGGAAGATCTGGGAGCCCGGTGCACTTTTGACGACCATGTCATGACCGTGGATGGATCCGGCATTCACAAAATCGAGGCGGAATATGACCTGGTGCGCAAAATGCGGGCCTCCATTCTGGTGCTGGGACCGCTGGTGGCCCGGTTCGGCCATGCCAAGGTGTCCATGCCCGGGGGATGCGCCATCGGGGCCCGGCCCGTGAATATGCACTTGACCGGATTGGAAGCATTGGGGGCAAACATTCATATTGATCATGGCTATATCGAGGCCCGGGCGGACAGGCTGATCGGCAGTGACATCTATTTTGACACCCCCACGGTCACAGGCACGGAAAACCTGATGATGGCGGCGACCCTGGCCAAAGGTCAGACCGTGCTCAGAAATGCAGCCCGGGAACCGGAAATTGTCTGCCTGGCCGATGCGCTCAATGACATGGGCGCCCATATTTCCGGGGCCGGATCTCCCATGATCACCATTGACGGCGTGGATAAACTTTTGCCGGCAAAAGTCACGGTGATTCCCGACCGGATTGAAACCGGCACCTTTATGGTGGCAGCGGCAGCCACCCAAGGGGATGTGCGGGTCACAGGATGCAACCCCGATCATATCGGCGGGATGATCAGCAAGCTTAAAGCAACCGGGGCTCAGATCGAGACCCGGCCTGATGAGATCCGGGTCAGGGGAGGGGAGACCGTCAAAAGTGTGGACATCAAGACCCTGCCGTACCCCGGGTTTCCCACGGATATGCAGGCCCAGTTCATGGCCTTGATGTGCACGGCCCGGGGTACGAGCATGATCCATGAATCCATTTTTGAAAACCGGTTCATCCATGCCAATGAACTGATGCGCATGGGTGCGGACATCACGCTTTCCCAAGCCAACCTGGCCATGGTCAGAGGAGTGCCCGAACTTCAGGCCGCACCTGTGATGGCATCGGATCTGCGGGCCAGTGCATCGCTGGTGATTGCAGGCCTGATGGCAAAAGGTACCACGGTGATCTCCCGTGTGTATCATATGGACCGGGGATATGAAGCCATGGAGGAGAAATTTTCCGCACTGGGAGCGGATATGAAACGAATCAAATAA